The Actinocatenispora sera genome has a window encoding:
- a CDS encoding class I SAM-dependent methyltransferase → MDRTRSYTEHNRVCWDQIAPARAPEPAEFFAAGGSTLDDCETEALPDVAGQRLLHLQCASGNESLSWAVRGAQVVGVDISAVAVRLATERAAQTGLAARFVAADVYDLPAELVGFDVVYASSGVVCWLPSLDRWARTVAGRLRPGGRFLLYEHHPVWEATAGAPDALRPVADYFGRSTPVAGLDPTRRPRAAVPDRSFVSFLWPLGDVVTALARAGLRIELVVEHPVPELYGAGPAAARWPGTYLIRAVRS, encoded by the coding sequence ATGGACCGAACCCGCAGCTACACCGAACACAACCGGGTCTGCTGGGACCAGATCGCGCCGGCGCGCGCACCGGAGCCGGCGGAGTTCTTCGCGGCGGGTGGGTCGACGCTCGACGACTGCGAGACAGAGGCGCTGCCGGACGTGGCCGGGCAGCGGCTACTGCACCTGCAGTGCGCGTCGGGCAATGAGTCGCTGTCCTGGGCGGTACGCGGTGCGCAGGTGGTCGGGGTGGACATCAGTGCGGTGGCGGTGCGGTTGGCCACCGAGCGCGCGGCGCAGACCGGGTTGGCCGCCCGGTTCGTCGCGGCCGACGTGTACGACCTGCCGGCCGAGCTGGTCGGTTTCGATGTCGTGTACGCGAGCAGTGGCGTGGTCTGCTGGCTGCCGAGCCTGGACCGCTGGGCGCGGACCGTCGCGGGTCGGCTACGGCCGGGCGGTCGGTTCCTGCTGTACGAGCACCATCCGGTGTGGGAGGCGACGGCCGGTGCGCCGGACGCGTTGCGGCCGGTGGCCGACTACTTCGGGCGTTCGACGCCGGTGGCGGGGTTGGATCCCACGCGGCGGCCGCGGGCGGCGGTGCCAGACCGTTCGTTCGTGTCGTTCCTGTGGCCGCTGGGTGACGTGGTGACCGCGTTGGCGCGTGCCGGCCTGCGCATCGAGTTGGTCGTCGAGCATCCGGTACCGGAGTTGTACGGTGCGGGCCCGGCGGCGGCCCGGTGGCCGGGGACGTACCTGATCCGCGCGGTGCGTTCATGA
- a CDS encoding GNAT family N-acetyltransferase yields the protein MLIRPASADDLPILRDIEWAAGEQFTAIGMPEIAADEPASIDELERYRAAGYAWVAADPQPAAYLIAEPVDGSLHIEQVSVRPEYAHRGIGRQLIDTADAAGFPALTLTTFRDVPWNAPYYRRLGFRDLAEADETPGLRRIRRTEAEHGLDRWPRLCMRRDNPLAGGHPGR from the coding sequence ATGCTGATCCGGCCCGCGAGCGCGGACGACCTGCCGATCCTGCGCGACATCGAGTGGGCCGCCGGCGAACAGTTCACCGCGATCGGCATGCCCGAGATCGCCGCCGACGAGCCGGCGTCGATCGACGAACTGGAGCGCTACCGCGCCGCCGGGTACGCCTGGGTGGCCGCCGATCCGCAGCCGGCGGCGTACCTGATCGCCGAGCCGGTCGACGGCAGCCTGCACATCGAACAGGTCTCGGTCCGACCCGAGTACGCCCACCGGGGCATCGGCCGGCAGCTGATCGACACCGCCGACGCCGCGGGCTTCCCGGCGCTGACCCTGACCACGTTTCGCGACGTGCCCTGGAACGCGCCGTACTACCGGCGGCTCGGATTCCGCGACCTGGCGGAAGCCGACGAGACGCCGGGGCTGCGGCGCATCCGCCGCACCGAGGCCGAACACGGTCTGGACCGCTGGCCCCGGCTGTGCATGCGCCGGGACAATCCACTCGCAGGCGGCCATCCCGGTCGCTAG
- a CDS encoding MerR family transcriptional regulator has translation MTGQHTTGLSIGQVAERTGLSVHALRFYERQELLPTPVHRQGERRVYTEADLEWLTICVSLRASGMPVDQIRRYTELVRDGDGNETERLELLREHEARVLDRLAELSRALELTRYKIGMYERHLAAGTADTLWNPHHAGAAPDDDGGPVSCTAAPRADEVGAADR, from the coding sequence ATGACCGGACAGCACACCACTGGACTCAGCATCGGCCAGGTCGCCGAACGTACCGGGCTCAGCGTGCACGCGCTGCGCTTCTACGAGCGCCAGGAACTCCTGCCCACCCCGGTACACCGGCAGGGCGAGCGTCGCGTCTACACCGAGGCCGACCTGGAGTGGTTGACCATCTGTGTCAGCCTGCGCGCGTCCGGCATGCCGGTCGACCAGATCCGCCGCTACACCGAACTGGTCCGCGACGGCGACGGCAACGAGACGGAGCGCCTCGAGCTGCTGCGCGAACACGAGGCCCGGGTCCTCGACCGCCTCGCCGAGCTGTCCCGCGCGCTGGAGCTGACCCGGTACAAGATCGGGATGTACGAGCGGCACCTCGCCGCCGGCACTGCCGACACGCTGTGGAACCCGCACCACGCCGGAGCCGCTCCGGACGACGACGGGGGACCGGTGTCCTGCACCGCCGCGCCCCGTGCCGACGAGGTCGGCGCGGCGGACCGGTAG
- a CDS encoding tyrosine-type recombinase/integrase, which yields MAAAVQTFFVARAPRKDSPHTTAAYRRDLAAVSAIVAEQLGREPVVSDLSAPVLRAAFAVFAADRAAASVGRAWSVWRTFCEFLVAEELLPGNPMSGVARPRRPERVPKPLQGDGTPEELLAAVAAGARRARDPWPERDLAVLAVLLLTGVRSAELLALRVSSLSGRPGERRLAVAGKGGRFRYVPVEEPLDVLLAAYLGSRRSRLGARSVVPGAPLFVAGSGAGLTRSQLRYLVEQCYRHAGVRDRVQRGALVHALRHTFATRLAEDGASITEIARLLGHASVVTSEWYIASTAVAQREAARANRTYRVVAQLSADAERVSD from the coding sequence GTGGCGGCGGCGGTGCAGACGTTCTTCGTGGCCCGCGCGCCGCGGAAGGACTCGCCGCACACGACCGCCGCGTACCGGCGGGACCTGGCGGCGGTGTCGGCGATCGTGGCGGAGCAGTTGGGCCGGGAGCCGGTGGTGTCGGATCTGTCGGCGCCGGTGTTGCGGGCGGCGTTCGCGGTGTTCGCCGCGGATCGGGCGGCGGCGTCGGTGGGCCGGGCGTGGTCGGTGTGGCGCACGTTCTGCGAGTTCCTGGTGGCCGAGGAGTTGTTGCCGGGTAACCCGATGTCGGGGGTGGCGCGGCCGCGGCGCCCGGAGCGGGTGCCGAAGCCGTTGCAGGGTGACGGCACGCCGGAGGAGTTGTTGGCGGCGGTGGCGGCCGGGGCGCGGCGGGCGCGGGATCCGTGGCCGGAGCGGGATCTGGCGGTGTTGGCGGTGTTGTTGCTGACCGGGGTGCGGTCGGCGGAGTTGCTGGCGTTGCGGGTGTCGTCGTTGTCGGGGCGGCCGGGTGAGCGGCGGTTGGCGGTGGCGGGCAAGGGCGGCCGGTTCCGGTACGTGCCGGTGGAGGAGCCGCTGGATGTGTTGCTGGCGGCGTATCTGGGGTCGCGGCGCTCGCGGTTGGGTGCGCGGTCGGTGGTGCCGGGTGCGCCGTTGTTCGTGGCGGGGTCGGGTGCCGGGTTGACCCGTAGCCAGCTGCGCTATCTGGTGGAGCAGTGTTACCGGCATGCGGGGGTGCGGGACCGGGTGCAGCGCGGCGCGCTGGTGCATGCGCTACGGCACACGTTCGCGACGCGGTTGGCCGAGGACGGTGCGTCGATCACGGAGATCGCCCGGTTGTTGGGGCACGCGTCGGTGGTGACGAGCGAGTGGTACATCGCGTCGACGGCGGTGGCGCAGCGGGAGGCGGCGCGGGCGAACCGGACGTATCGGGTGGTGGCGCAGTTGTCGGCGGATGCGGAGCGGGTGTCGGACTGA
- a CDS encoding RNA polymerase-binding protein RbpA, with translation MGERMLRGSRLGAVSYESDRNTELAPRQNRDYVCARNHRFTVPFAVDAEIPMTWECKFDGTVAKLVDGEEPEQKKQKPPRTHWDMLLERRSVGELEDILAERLQELRARRGRTA, from the coding sequence ATGGGCGAGCGGATGTTGCGCGGCAGCCGCCTGGGAGCCGTCAGCTACGAGTCTGACCGCAACACCGAGCTGGCGCCGAGGCAGAACCGTGACTACGTCTGCGCCAGGAACCATCGGTTCACGGTGCCGTTCGCGGTGGATGCCGAGATCCCGATGACGTGGGAGTGCAAGTTCGACGGCACGGTGGCGAAGCTGGTCGACGGCGAGGAGCCGGAGCAGAAGAAGCAGAAGCCGCCGCGGACGCACTGGGACATGCTGTTGGAGCGGCGCAGCGTGGGCGAGCTGGAGGACATTCTCGCCGAGCGGCTGCAGGAGCTGCGGGCTCGGCGCGGGCGTACTGCCTGA
- a CDS encoding SAM-dependent methyltransferase, which produces MLRLVPGSRLLDLASGSGELLCTWARDHGITGTGVDISTVFTAAARARAVELGVVDRVRFVHDDAAGFVAAEPVAVACCVGATWIGGGFDGTVALLRRSLAAEGVIVVGEPYWRREPDAEVVAGCGLGPDDEFRSLPGLLRHVGELGYDVVELVVADQDGWDRYEAAQWRNIRDWLVANPDDELAAEMRAELSTQPEGYARYRREYLGWAVVAMMPR; this is translated from the coding sequence GTGTTGCGGTTGGTGCCGGGTAGCCGGCTGTTGGATCTGGCCAGTGGTTCGGGCGAGTTGTTGTGCACCTGGGCGCGTGATCACGGCATCACCGGTACGGGGGTGGACATCAGTACGGTGTTCACGGCCGCGGCGCGGGCGCGTGCGGTGGAGCTCGGGGTGGTTGACCGGGTGCGGTTCGTGCACGACGATGCGGCCGGTTTCGTGGCGGCCGAGCCGGTGGCGGTGGCGTGTTGTGTGGGTGCCACCTGGATCGGTGGTGGCTTCGACGGTACGGTCGCGCTGCTGCGCCGCAGTCTGGCGGCGGAGGGTGTGATCGTGGTGGGCGAGCCGTACTGGCGGCGGGAGCCGGATGCGGAGGTCGTGGCCGGTTGCGGGCTGGGCCCCGATGACGAGTTTCGTTCGTTGCCGGGTCTGCTGCGTCATGTGGGTGAGCTCGGCTACGACGTGGTCGAGCTGGTGGTTGCCGATCAGGACGGCTGGGACCGGTACGAGGCGGCGCAGTGGCGCAACATCCGGGACTGGCTGGTTGCCAACCCCGACGACGAGTTGGCCGCGGAGATGCGTGCCGAGCTGTCGACGCAGCCGGAGGGGTATGCCCGCTACCGGCGGGAGTACCTGGGTTGGGCGGTCGTGGCGATGATGCCGCGCTGA
- a CDS encoding ABC transporter ATP-binding protein translates to MESTAWSQLYHVRHQQQARPFSAATLRRVLAFARPHRRRVLAYLVLSVVTAITAVLTPILAGRVVDAIVGHAASRVVVGLALAIAAIAVTEAGVGIASRLLSARIGEGLILDLRTTVYDHVQRMPIAFFTRTRTGALVSRLNNDVLGAQRAFSDTLSGVVSNIVTLILTLAVMLTLSWQVTVLALVLLPIFVLPARRMGRRIAQLGREAADHNAAMSNQMTERFSAPGATLVKLFGRPDRESAEFATRARRVRDIGVRTAMVQWVFVAALTLVSALALALVYGVGGVLALAGTLQAGAVVALALLLTRLYAPLTSLASARVEVMSALVSFERVFEVLDLKPLIAEPAEPTKLPDGPVSVEYDRVEFGYPAADKVSLASLEEVARLDERGGETVLHDVSFTAEPGQLVALVGSSGAGKSTLASLLPRLYDTDGGAIRLSGVDVRELSFDTIRGAVGMVTQDGHLFHESVRANLLLAAPEASEAELWDALRRARLDELIGSLPDGLDTVVGERGYRLSGGERQRLTIARLLLAKPRVVILDEATAHLDSTSEAAVQEALGEALAGRTAIVIAHRLSTIRAADVILVVEDGRIVERGSHAELLTAGGRYAQLHATQFADATETAA, encoded by the coding sequence ATGGAATCGACCGCCTGGAGCCAGCTGTACCACGTGCGGCACCAGCAGCAGGCCAGACCGTTCTCGGCCGCCACGCTGCGCCGGGTGCTGGCGTTCGCCCGGCCGCACCGGCGGCGGGTGCTGGCCTATCTGGTGCTCAGCGTGGTCACCGCGATCACTGCGGTGCTGACCCCGATCCTGGCCGGCCGGGTGGTCGACGCGATCGTGGGTCATGCGGCGAGCCGGGTGGTGGTGGGGTTGGCGCTGGCGATCGCGGCGATCGCGGTCACCGAGGCGGGTGTGGGGATCGCGTCGCGGCTGCTGTCGGCGCGCATCGGTGAGGGGCTGATCCTGGACCTGCGCACCACGGTGTACGACCACGTGCAGCGGATGCCGATCGCGTTCTTCACCCGGACCAGGACCGGGGCGCTGGTCAGCCGGCTCAACAACGACGTGCTCGGCGCGCAGCGCGCGTTCTCCGACACGCTGTCCGGGGTGGTCAGCAACATCGTCACGCTGATCCTGACGCTGGCCGTGATGCTCACCCTGTCGTGGCAGGTGACGGTGTTGGCGCTGGTGTTGTTGCCGATCTTCGTGCTGCCGGCGCGGCGGATGGGCCGTCGGATCGCGCAGCTGGGCCGGGAGGCGGCCGATCACAACGCGGCGATGAGCAACCAGATGACCGAACGGTTCTCCGCGCCGGGCGCCACGCTGGTCAAGCTGTTCGGCCGGCCGGACCGGGAGTCGGCCGAGTTCGCCACCCGGGCCCGCCGGGTGCGCGACATCGGGGTGCGCACCGCGATGGTGCAGTGGGTGTTCGTGGCGGCGCTGACCCTGGTCTCGGCGCTGGCGTTGGCCCTGGTGTACGGGGTGGGCGGGGTGTTGGCGCTGGCCGGCACGCTGCAGGCCGGTGCGGTGGTGGCGCTGGCGCTGCTGCTGACCCGGCTGTACGCGCCGTTGACCTCGCTGGCGTCGGCGCGGGTCGAGGTGATGAGCGCGCTGGTCAGCTTCGAGCGGGTGTTCGAGGTGCTGGACCTCAAGCCGCTGATCGCCGAGCCGGCGGAGCCGACGAAGCTGCCGGACGGTCCGGTGTCGGTCGAGTACGACCGGGTCGAGTTCGGCTATCCGGCCGCCGACAAGGTGTCGCTCGCGTCGCTGGAGGAGGTGGCCCGGCTCGACGAGCGCGGCGGTGAGACGGTGTTGCACGACGTGTCGTTCACCGCCGAGCCGGGGCAGCTGGTGGCGCTGGTGGGGTCGTCCGGCGCCGGCAAGTCGACGCTGGCCTCGCTGCTCCCCCGGCTGTACGACACCGACGGCGGGGCGATCCGGCTGTCGGGGGTGGACGTGCGGGAGCTGTCGTTCGACACGATCCGCGGCGCGGTGGGCATGGTCACCCAGGACGGGCACCTGTTCCACGAGTCGGTACGGGCGAACCTGCTGCTGGCCGCGCCGGAGGCGAGCGAGGCGGAGCTGTGGGACGCGCTGCGCCGGGCCCGGCTCGACGAGCTGATCGGCTCGCTGCCCGACGGGCTGGACACCGTCGTCGGGGAACGCGGCTACCGGCTGTCGGGTGGCGAGCGGCAGCGGCTGACGATCGCCCGGCTGCTGCTGGCGAAGCCGCGGGTGGTGATCCTGGACGAGGCGACCGCGCACCTGGACTCCACCTCCGAGGCCGCCGTACAGGAGGCGCTGGGGGAGGCGCTGGCCGGGCGTACCGCGATCGTGATCGCGCACCGGCTGTCCACGATCCGCGCCGCGGACGTGATCCTGGTGGTCGAGGACGGCCGGATCGTGGAGCGCGGCAGCCACGCCGAGCTGCTCACCGCCGGCGGCCGGTACGCGCAGCTGCACGCCACCCAGTTCGCCGACGCCACCGAGACGGCGGCCTGA
- a CDS encoding dienelactone hydrolase family protein produces the protein MHSVRFTAETSSDGVVERDFLVGEIPGVLWSPAAGSAHAPLVLMGHGGGLHKKTPAQAARARDLVTSHGYTVAAIDAPGHGERPCSADDERARTEMREAVTGGDADRFESVSVRYTLDLAQRAVPEWQATLDALQELPEIGADAPIGYGGGISLGTAIGIPLTAADPRIRAAIFGGGFFVYEQLLAAARQITVPVQYLLPWDDQYVDRQSCIELFDAFASEEKTLHANPGDHRRIRWVGLDEGFLPRHLSRVNTPA, from the coding sequence ATGCATTCTGTTCGTTTCACCGCGGAGACCTCGTCGGACGGCGTGGTCGAACGCGACTTCCTGGTCGGCGAGATCCCCGGCGTCCTCTGGTCGCCGGCGGCCGGCTCCGCGCACGCACCGCTGGTCCTGATGGGCCACGGCGGCGGCCTGCACAAGAAGACCCCGGCACAGGCGGCGCGCGCCCGTGACCTGGTCACCTCGCACGGCTACACGGTCGCCGCGATCGACGCGCCCGGGCACGGCGAGCGCCCGTGCAGCGCCGACGACGAGCGGGCCCGTACCGAGATGCGGGAGGCGGTCACCGGCGGAGACGCCGACCGGTTCGAGTCGGTCAGCGTCCGCTACACCCTCGACCTGGCCCAGCGCGCGGTACCGGAATGGCAGGCCACCCTGGACGCCCTCCAGGAGTTGCCCGAGATCGGCGCCGACGCACCGATCGGCTACGGCGGCGGCATCTCCCTGGGTACCGCGATCGGGATCCCGCTGACCGCCGCCGATCCACGCATCCGCGCGGCGATCTTCGGCGGCGGCTTCTTCGTGTACGAGCAACTGCTCGCCGCGGCCCGCCAGATCACCGTCCCGGTGCAGTACCTGCTGCCCTGGGACGACCAGTACGTCGACCGGCAGTCCTGCATCGAGCTGTTCGACGCGTTCGCCTCGGAGGAGAAGACCCTGCACGCCAACCCCGGCGACCACCGCCGGATCCGCTGGGTCGGCCTCGACGAGGGGTTCCTGCCCCGCCACCTGAGCCGGGTCAACACCCCGGCCTGA
- a CDS encoding DMT family transporter, producing the protein MSSTFGRRSTLPTSPATASARRGIAALAVAGTCWGTTGVAVALIFRLGDTGPVAVSLWRLLGAIAVLAPVVALRRIRRRRVVPVSAPETAPHRPAARGTSRQRTGLLAAAGTGMALFQAAYFAAVQHTGVALATVVTLGAAPVLAALGGRLLLAERLGAGAVTAVAGAVVGLSILVAGGGPGSVAASGVGLALASAAGYAATTLVGRELGRRRLADPYTLTLVSFGVAAVLLAPLAWLTGPLPHTAHPGELALLLGYVVVVTTAVAYPLYFAGTSAVRAATAAVVTLTEPLCAAVLAVTVLGERLGAASLAGMVVLAGSIVALARAESASARTRPAPRPADRAGRR; encoded by the coding sequence GTGTCCTCGACCTTTGGGCGGCGCTCGACGCTGCCCACCTCACCCGCCACCGCCAGCGCCAGACGCGGGATCGCGGCGCTCGCCGTCGCCGGTACCTGCTGGGGTACCACCGGCGTCGCGGTGGCGCTGATCTTCCGGCTCGGCGACACCGGCCCGGTCGCCGTGTCGTTGTGGCGGCTGCTCGGCGCGATCGCGGTACTGGCGCCCGTGGTCGCCCTGCGCCGGATCCGCCGGCGTCGTGTCGTACCCGTGAGTGCGCCGGAAACCGCACCGCACCGGCCCGCGGCACGAGGAACCAGCCGGCAGCGGACCGGGCTGCTGGCCGCCGCTGGCACTGGGATGGCGTTGTTCCAGGCGGCCTACTTCGCCGCCGTGCAGCACACCGGGGTCGCGCTGGCCACCGTGGTCACGCTCGGCGCGGCGCCGGTACTGGCCGCGCTCGGCGGCCGGCTGCTGCTCGCCGAGCGGCTCGGTGCCGGCGCGGTCACGGCCGTGGCCGGTGCGGTGGTGGGCCTGTCGATCCTGGTCGCGGGCGGCGGGCCGGGCTCGGTCGCGGCGTCGGGCGTCGGCCTCGCGCTCGCCTCGGCGGCCGGCTACGCGGCGACCACCCTGGTCGGCCGGGAGCTCGGGCGGCGGCGGCTGGCCGACCCGTACACGCTGACGTTGGTGTCGTTCGGGGTGGCGGCGGTGCTGCTCGCGCCGCTGGCCTGGCTGACCGGCCCGCTACCGCACACGGCCCATCCGGGGGAACTGGCGTTGCTGCTGGGCTACGTGGTCGTGGTCACCACGGCGGTGGCCTACCCGCTGTACTTCGCCGGCACAAGCGCGGTACGGGCGGCGACCGCCGCGGTGGTCACGCTGACCGAACCGCTGTGTGCGGCGGTACTCGCGGTGACCGTGCTCGGCGAACGGCTCGGCGCGGCGAGCCTGGCCGGGATGGTGGTGCTGGCCGGTTCGATCGTCGCCCTGGCCCGCGCCGAGTCGGCGTCGGCACGTACCCGTCCGGCGCCCCGGCCCGCCGATCGGGCCGGGCGCCGCTGA
- a CDS encoding putative protein N(5)-glutamine methyltransferase, which translates to MPVPPPSDLIATLRAAGCVFAEDEARLLCAAADSTGELTTLVARRVSGEPLEQVLGFVEFAGRRLAIAPGVFVPRRRTELLARLAADAAPPGGVLVELCCGAGAVAAVAAADPSLSIHAADIDPAAVACARRNVPTGRVYQGDLDAPLPAGLHGRVDVLVANAPYVPSGEIGLLPPEAREYEPLAALDGGPDGLSVQRRVAAAAPRWLAPGGRLLIETGAHQSAGTSAAMAAAGLTTSVVADPELAATVVVGVRPSHPVAS; encoded by the coding sequence ATGCCCGTCCCACCACCGTCCGATCTGATCGCCACCCTCCGCGCCGCCGGCTGCGTGTTCGCCGAGGACGAGGCGCGGCTGCTGTGCGCCGCCGCCGACAGCACCGGCGAGCTGACCACGCTGGTCGCCCGCCGCGTCAGCGGGGAACCGCTGGAACAGGTGCTCGGCTTCGTCGAGTTCGCCGGCCGCCGGCTCGCGATCGCGCCCGGCGTGTTCGTCCCCCGCCGCCGCACCGAACTGCTCGCCCGACTCGCCGCCGACGCCGCCCCGCCCGGGGGCGTGCTGGTCGAGCTGTGCTGCGGTGCGGGCGCGGTCGCCGCGGTGGCCGCGGCCGATCCGAGCCTGTCGATACACGCCGCCGACATCGACCCGGCCGCCGTGGCCTGCGCGCGCCGCAACGTGCCGACCGGGCGGGTGTACCAGGGTGATCTGGACGCGCCGCTGCCAGCCGGGCTGCACGGCCGGGTCGACGTGCTCGTCGCGAACGCACCGTACGTGCCCTCCGGCGAGATCGGGCTGCTGCCGCCGGAGGCGCGCGAGTACGAGCCGCTCGCCGCGCTGGACGGCGGGCCGGACGGGCTGTCGGTCCAGCGCCGGGTCGCCGCGGCCGCGCCGCGCTGGCTGGCACCGGGCGGGCGGCTGCTGATCGAGACCGGCGCGCACCAGTCGGCCGGTACCTCCGCCGCCATGGCCGCCGCCGGCCTGACCACCTCGGTGGTCGCCGACCCGGAGCTGGCCGCCACCGTCGTGGTCGGCGTCCGCCCGTCACACCCCGTAGCGTCCTGA
- a CDS encoding DNA-formamidopyrimidine glycosylase family protein — protein sequence MPEGDTVWLHARQLDAALAGEVLAGTDFRLPALATVDLTGWTVPEVRSRGKHLLLRLVAPDGRRATLHSHLRMDGTWRIFRPGERWGGGPAHTIRVVLTTARSVAVGYRLHDVTLLPTAEESRLVGHLGPDLLGPDWDAAEAARRLATHPDRPIGAALLDQRNLAGVGNLYQCELLFLRGVSPWTPVSAVPDLPGLVELAHRTLLANRDRWAQSTTGSLRRGDTTYVYGRRAQPCRRCGTGIRRDGTGERVTYWCPHCQPGPAPA from the coding sequence GTGCCCGAGGGAGACACGGTGTGGCTGCACGCCCGGCAGCTGGACGCGGCGCTGGCCGGTGAGGTGCTGGCCGGCACCGACTTCCGGCTGCCGGCGCTTGCCACCGTCGACCTGACCGGCTGGACCGTCCCGGAGGTACGCAGCCGGGGCAAGCACCTGCTGCTCCGGCTCGTCGCCCCGGACGGTCGCCGGGCCACCCTGCACTCGCACCTGCGCATGGACGGCACCTGGCGCATCTTCCGCCCCGGCGAACGGTGGGGCGGCGGGCCGGCGCACACCATCCGGGTGGTGCTGACCACGGCGCGTTCGGTGGCGGTCGGGTACCGGCTGCACGACGTGACGCTGCTGCCCACCGCCGAGGAGAGCCGGCTGGTCGGGCACCTGGGCCCGGACCTGCTCGGCCCCGACTGGGACGCCGCCGAGGCGGCCCGCCGGCTCGCCACCCACCCCGACCGGCCGATCGGCGCGGCGCTGCTGGACCAGCGCAACCTCGCCGGCGTCGGCAACCTCTATCAGTGCGAGCTGCTGTTCCTGCGGGGCGTCTCGCCGTGGACGCCGGTCTCGGCGGTGCCCGACCTGCCCGGGCTGGTCGAGCTGGCGCACCGGACGCTGCTGGCCAACCGGGACCGCTGGGCGCAGAGCACCACCGGCTCGCTGCGCCGCGGCGACACCACCTACGTGTACGGGCGGCGCGCCCAGCCGTGCCGGCGCTGCGGCACCGGAATCCGCCGCGACGGCACCGGCGAGCGGGTCACCTACTGGTGCCCGCACTGCCAGCCGGGCCCCGCCCCGGCCTGA
- a CDS encoding DUF6069 family protein: protein MASTTRPARARALTVATAVVAAVLGWAVLAPVAGLDLIVTVGTGQQRIGAAAVIVATLVVGLAGWGLRALLDRLTGRARTVWTVIAATVLALSLLGPVGSAVGGGTVAALIGLHLLVGLVLLLGLRTGRRTPA from the coding sequence ATGGCCAGCACCACCCGCCCGGCCCGGGCCCGGGCACTCACCGTCGCGACCGCCGTCGTCGCCGCGGTCCTCGGCTGGGCGGTACTCGCCCCGGTCGCCGGTCTCGACCTGATCGTGACGGTCGGTACCGGGCAGCAGCGCATCGGCGCCGCCGCCGTCATCGTGGCCACGCTGGTCGTCGGCCTCGCCGGGTGGGGGCTGCGGGCGTTGCTGGACCGGCTGACCGGCCGGGCCCGCACGGTATGGACGGTGATCGCCGCGACCGTCCTGGCACTCTCTCTGCTGGGGCCGGTCGGCAGCGCCGTTGGCGGCGGTACGGTCGCTGCCCTGATCGGCCTGCACCTGCTCGTCGGCCTGGTGCTGCTGCTGGGCCTGCGCACCGGCCGCCGCACCCCGGCCTGA